The following coding sequences lie in one Microvirga sp. 17 mud 1-3 genomic window:
- a CDS encoding polyamine ABC transporter substrate-binding protein: protein MIRLLVSLAVAFGLATAAAAQERVVNVYNWSDYIDPKALDEFTKETGIKVVYDTYDNNEIVETKLLAGKSGYDIVVPSGPFLQRLIGAKIFQKLDKAKLPNLANQWPDITQRLAVFDPGNQYAVNYMWGTTGIGVNLKKVREILGNEAPLNTWDLVMKPEIASKLKACGIYMLDSPEDLFPGILAYLGLNPDSKRNEDLTKAGDALFRVRSNVQKFHSSEYINALANGDICVAVGYSGDIIQAKLRAEEAKNGVEVAYVIPREGALMWFDNFAIPADAKNVAEAHAFIDFMLKPEIAAMNTNFVSYASGNLAAKKFVKPEILNDPGIYPDDATFKRLFTNTAYDERSQRTVTRLWTRVKTGR from the coding sequence ATGATCCGACTTCTCGTTTCGCTGGCCGTCGCATTCGGCCTTGCGACGGCCGCCGCCGCTCAGGAGCGCGTCGTCAACGTCTACAACTGGTCCGACTATATCGACCCGAAGGCGCTGGACGAGTTTACCAAGGAGACCGGCATCAAGGTCGTCTACGACACCTACGACAACAACGAGATCGTCGAGACGAAGCTGCTCGCAGGCAAGTCCGGCTACGATATCGTCGTGCCCTCCGGCCCGTTCCTGCAGCGCCTGATCGGCGCCAAGATCTTCCAGAAGCTCGACAAGGCGAAGCTGCCGAACCTCGCCAACCAGTGGCCCGACATCACCCAGCGTCTCGCGGTGTTCGATCCCGGCAACCAATATGCCGTGAACTACATGTGGGGCACCACGGGCATCGGCGTGAATCTCAAGAAGGTGCGCGAGATCCTCGGCAACGAGGCCCCGCTTAACACCTGGGACCTGGTGATGAAGCCGGAGATCGCCTCGAAGCTGAAGGCCTGCGGCATCTATATGCTTGACAGCCCCGAGGATCTCTTCCCGGGCATCCTGGCCTATCTCGGCCTCAACCCGGATTCCAAGCGCAACGAGGACCTGACCAAGGCGGGCGACGCCCTGTTCCGCGTCCGCAGCAACGTGCAGAAGTTCCACTCGTCGGAATACATCAACGCGCTCGCCAACGGCGACATCTGCGTGGCCGTCGGTTATTCGGGCGACATCATCCAGGCCAAGTTGCGGGCCGAGGAGGCCAAGAACGGTGTCGAGGTCGCGTATGTCATTCCGCGCGAAGGCGCGCTGATGTGGTTCGACAACTTCGCGATCCCGGCGGATGCCAAGAACGTGGCCGAGGCGCATGCCTTCATCGACTTCATGCTCAAGCCCGAGATCGCGGCCATGAACACGAATTTCGTGTCCTATGCGTCCGGCAACCTCGCGGCGAAGAAGTTCGTGAAGCCCGAGATCCTCAACGATCCCGGCATCTACCCGGACGACGCCACCTTCAAGCGCCTGTTCACCAACACGGCCTATGACGAGCGTTCCCAGCGCACGGTCACCCGGCTGTGGACGCGGGTGAAGACCGGGCGTTAA
- a CDS encoding aminotransferase yields MNPIFANIPTTVFEVMSGLARETGAINLGQGFPDDPGPEDVRRAAADAVLNGYNQYPSMMGLPELRSAIAAHYGRWQGLDLDPNTEVMVTSGATEALVGAILGIVEPGDEVVLFEPMYDAYLPLVRLAGGVPKFVTLQPPHFRLTEEALAKAFSPKTKAVLFNNPLNPTATTFSDEDLALLADFCRRHDAIVISDEVWEHVVFDGRRHRSALGLEGMRERAVKIGSAGKIFSLTGWKVGFVCAAPHILKVLAKSHQFLTFTTPPNLQSAVAYGLGKEDSYFDDMRANFSRSRDRFTAGLRTLGFDVIPSQGTYFVNIDISSLGETDDVAFCRRLVLEHGVAAIPVSAFYAEGAVKTVVRFCFAKKDATLDAGLERLAKAIRRAA; encoded by the coding sequence ATGAACCCGATCTTCGCCAATATTCCCACGACCGTCTTCGAGGTGATGTCGGGCCTGGCGCGGGAGACCGGCGCCATCAATCTCGGCCAGGGCTTTCCGGACGATCCGGGGCCGGAGGACGTGCGGCGCGCGGCGGCGGATGCGGTGCTGAACGGCTACAACCAGTATCCGTCCATGATGGGGCTGCCCGAGCTGCGCAGCGCCATCGCGGCCCATTACGGGCGCTGGCAGGGGCTCGACCTCGACCCGAACACGGAGGTCATGGTCACGTCCGGTGCCACGGAGGCGCTGGTGGGCGCGATCCTCGGCATCGTCGAGCCAGGCGACGAGGTGGTGCTGTTCGAGCCGATGTACGACGCCTATCTGCCGCTCGTGCGGCTTGCGGGCGGCGTGCCGAAATTCGTCACCCTCCAGCCGCCCCATTTCCGGCTGACCGAGGAGGCTCTGGCCAAGGCCTTCTCGCCGAAGACCAAGGCGGTTCTGTTCAACAACCCGCTCAACCCGACCGCCACGACCTTCTCGGACGAGGACCTCGCGTTGCTGGCGGATTTCTGCCGCCGGCACGATGCCATCGTCATTTCGGACGAGGTGTGGGAGCACGTGGTCTTCGACGGGCGCCGGCACCGGTCGGCGCTCGGGCTCGAGGGCATGCGCGAGCGGGCCGTGAAGATCGGCTCGGCGGGCAAGATCTTCAGCCTCACGGGCTGGAAGGTCGGCTTCGTGTGCGCCGCGCCGCACATCCTGAAGGTGCTGGCCAAGTCCCACCAGTTCCTCACCTTCACGACCCCGCCGAACCTCCAGTCCGCCGTGGCCTACGGCCTTGGCAAGGAGGATTCCTATTTCGACGACATGCGGGCGAATTTCAGCCGCAGCCGGGACCGGTTCACGGCGGGCCTGCGGACCTTGGGTTTCGACGTGATTCCGAGCCAGGGCACCTATTTCGTCAATATCGACATCTCGAGCCTCGGCGAGACCGACGACGTTGCCTTCTGCCGCCGGCTCGTGCTGGAGCACGGCGTCGCGGCCATCCCGGTTTCGGCCTTCTATGCCGAGGGCGCGGTGAAGACTGTGGTGCGGTTCTGCTTCGCCAAGAAGGACGCGACTCTCGATGCGGGGCTGGAGCGGCTGGCGAAGGCGATCAGGCGCGCGGCCTGA